A single region of the Bacillus cereus genome encodes:
- a CDS encoding antitoxin EndoAI — MSESSVTTEIVVRLPKQMVTELDGIGKQENKNRHELICQATQLLLRQHKTKKRYQHESMRRGYIEMGKINLGIASEAFLAEYEAAHTVERLVSGG; from the coding sequence GTGTCCGAATCAAGTGTAACTACTGAAATCGTGGTTCGGTTGCCAAAGCAAATGGTAACGGAATTGGACGGAATTGGAAAACAAGAGAATAAGAATCGCCATGAACTAATTTGCCAGGCAACACAACTGTTATTGCGTCAACATAAGACGAAGAAACGCTACCAACATGAATCAATGCGACGTGGGTACATTGAAATGGGAAAAATTAATCTTGGTATTGCATCTGAAGCTTTCTTAGCAGAGTATGAAGCAGCTCATACAGTAGAACGCTTAGTTAGCGGGGGGTAA
- the ndoA gene encoding type II toxin-antitoxin system endoribonuclease NdoA: protein MIVKRGDVYFADLSPVVGSEQGGVRPVLVIQNDIGNRFSPTVIVAAITAQIQKAKLPTHVEIDAKKYGFERDSVILLEQIRTIDKQRLTDKITHLDEVMMSRVDEALQISLGLIDF, encoded by the coding sequence TTGATTGTAAAACGCGGCGACGTGTATTTTGCAGACCTTTCCCCAGTTGTTGGTTCTGAGCAAGGAGGCGTTCGTCCGGTTCTTGTCATTCAAAATGACATCGGAAATCGTTTTAGTCCGACTGTGATTGTAGCGGCTATTACTGCACAGATTCAAAAAGCGAAATTACCCACTCATGTGGAAATTGATGCGAAAAAGTACGGTTTTGAGAGAGATTCTGTTATTTTACTTGAGCAGATTCGAACAATCGATAAGCAACGCTTAACGGACAAAATCACTCATTTGGATGAAGTGATGATGAGTCGTGTAGATGAAGCGTTACAAATTAGTTTAGGACTAATAGATTTTTAA
- a CDS encoding Tex family protein, translated as MEMVDNRQGLMKMLVKELGFTEKQVRHVIQLTEEGNTVPFIARYRKEWTGSLDEVQIRAILERWQYMMQLEDRKEEVLRLIGEKGKLTEELRRHIVAATKLQEVEDLYRPYKEKRRTKATIAKEKGLEPLAEWLLLYKKENPAEKAMEFVDGEKEVESAEDALQGAQDIIAELVSDNASYRSWIRNTTFRKGIMSSSVKDKEKDEKNIYEMYYDYEEPLQKVVPHRVLAMNRGEKEDVLRVAVVTPTEEINQFLHKKMIRDEASKSARYVQLAIEDGYKRLIQPSIEREIRKELTETAEEQAIHIFSENLRNLLLQPPMKGKVVLAVDPAYRTGCKLSVVDDTGKVLNIDVIYPHPPVRKYEDAKKKVLSIIDKYEVEMIAIGNGTASRETEEFIVDVLQNVKRDVFYIIVNEAGASVYSASDLAREEFPDLQVEERSAVSIGRRLQDPLAELVKIDPKSVGVGQYQHDVSQKRLNESLTFVVETAVNQVGVNVNTASVALLQYVSGLSKTVAKNIVAKREEDGKFTKRTELKKIPRLGAKTYEQCIGFLRILEGANPLDRTGIHPEQYKNVELLLKSLGLSKNDVGKPNLQKSLEGVDVSKLSQETEIGEPTLVDIIDALISPERDMRDELPKPLLKKGILKLEDLKRGMELEGTVRNVVDFGAFVDIGVKQDGLVHISKLSKQFVKHPLDVVSVGQIVKIWVDDIDTKKGRVALSMLPIE; from the coding sequence ATGGAAATGGTAGATAATCGACAAGGGTTAATGAAAATGTTAGTGAAAGAATTAGGCTTTACAGAAAAGCAAGTTCGTCATGTTATTCAATTAACAGAAGAAGGTAACACAGTTCCATTTATCGCTCGTTACCGAAAAGAATGGACAGGATCTCTAGATGAGGTGCAAATTCGTGCAATCTTAGAAAGATGGCAATATATGATGCAATTAGAAGATAGGAAAGAAGAGGTTCTTCGTCTTATTGGTGAAAAAGGGAAATTAACCGAAGAATTGCGTCGTCATATTGTTGCTGCAACAAAACTTCAGGAAGTAGAAGATTTATATCGTCCTTATAAAGAAAAAAGAAGAACGAAAGCTACAATCGCTAAAGAAAAGGGATTAGAACCGTTAGCTGAGTGGTTATTGTTATATAAAAAAGAAAATCCAGCAGAGAAGGCTATGGAATTTGTTGATGGAGAAAAAGAAGTGGAATCTGCAGAAGACGCGTTGCAAGGTGCGCAAGATATTATTGCGGAACTTGTTTCGGATAATGCATCATATCGTAGTTGGATTCGGAATACTACTTTCCGAAAAGGGATTATGTCTTCATCTGTAAAAGATAAAGAAAAAGATGAAAAGAATATATACGAAATGTATTATGACTATGAAGAACCGTTGCAAAAAGTAGTGCCTCATCGAGTGTTAGCGATGAACCGTGGTGAAAAGGAAGATGTATTAAGAGTTGCTGTTGTTACACCGACTGAGGAAATCAATCAGTTTTTACATAAAAAAATGATTCGTGATGAAGCTTCTAAAAGTGCGCGCTATGTACAATTAGCGATTGAAGATGGATATAAACGCTTAATTCAACCTTCAATAGAAAGAGAAATTCGTAAAGAATTAACAGAAACCGCTGAAGAACAAGCGATTCATATTTTCTCTGAGAATTTACGTAATTTATTATTACAGCCTCCAATGAAAGGGAAAGTTGTGCTAGCGGTAGATCCGGCATATAGAACAGGTTGTAAATTATCAGTAGTAGATGATACAGGGAAAGTTCTTAACATAGATGTTATTTATCCGCATCCACCTGTTCGTAAATATGAGGATGCAAAAAAGAAAGTTCTTTCAATTATAGATAAATATGAAGTTGAAATGATAGCAATTGGAAATGGTACAGCTTCCAGAGAAACGGAAGAATTTATAGTAGATGTCTTGCAAAATGTAAAACGGGATGTATTTTATATTATTGTAAATGAAGCGGGGGCTAGTGTATATTCAGCATCTGATTTAGCTCGTGAGGAGTTCCCGGATTTACAGGTTGAAGAAAGAAGTGCCGTTTCTATTGGGAGACGTCTACAAGATCCGCTTGCGGAGCTAGTGAAAATTGACCCTAAATCTGTAGGGGTAGGACAATATCAACATGATGTATCACAAAAAAGATTAAATGAATCGTTAACATTTGTGGTAGAGACAGCTGTTAACCAAGTTGGTGTTAATGTAAATACAGCTTCAGTTGCGTTGTTACAATATGTTTCAGGATTATCAAAAACGGTCGCAAAAAATATTGTAGCTAAGCGTGAGGAAGATGGGAAATTTACGAAGCGTACTGAATTAAAGAAAATTCCTCGTTTAGGTGCGAAAACATATGAACAATGTATTGGATTTTTACGTATATTAGAAGGGGCCAATCCGTTAGATCGCACAGGGATTCATCCAGAACAATATAAAAATGTTGAATTGCTATTAAAAAGTCTAGGGTTATCAAAGAATGATGTAGGTAAACCGAACTTGCAGAAGAGTTTAGAGGGAGTAGATGTTTCTAAATTATCTCAAGAGACAGAGATTGGCGAGCCGACTTTGGTTGATATTATCGATGCTTTAATTAGTCCAGAACGAGATATGAGGGATGAGTTGCCAAAACCACTTCTGAAAAAAGGGATTTTGAAATTAGAAGATTTAAAGCGTGGTATGGAGTTAGAGGGGACGGTTCGTAATGTTGTTGATTTCGGTGCCTTTGTTGATATAGGTGTAAAGCAAGATGGCTTAGTGCATATTTCTAAACTCAGCAAACAGTTTGTAAAGCATCCATTAGATGTTGTATCCGTGGGGCAAATTGTAAAAATATGGGTAGATGATATTGATACAAAAAAAGGTCGTGTTGCATTATCGATGTTACCAATTGAATAG
- the cmpA gene encoding cortex morphogenetic protein CmpA, with protein sequence MPTWLKKQMQRAYFEKNRYQIKLLNECWFYYSKIHQSS encoded by the coding sequence ATGCCTACGTGGCTAAAGAAACAAATGCAACGTGCATACTTCGAAAAAAACCGGTATCAAATCAAATTACTAAATGAATGCTGGTTTTATTATAGTAAAATACATCAAAGCTCATAA
- a CDS encoding SprT family protein, producing MDEQEIQRLVEEVSLQYFGMPFLHKAMFNSRLRTTGGRYLLNTHNIELNYRYYEMYGKEDLVGIVKHELCHYHLHITGKGYKHRDRDFRELLKKVEAPRFCKRMINEEKKEPKVYTYECTGCSLQYVRRRQINTQRYVCGKCKGQLKLVVKTS from the coding sequence ATGGATGAGCAAGAAATTCAGAGGTTAGTGGAGGAGGTATCGTTACAATACTTTGGGATGCCGTTTTTACATAAAGCGATGTTTAATAGTAGGTTACGTACAACTGGTGGGCGCTATCTATTGAATACTCATAATATAGAACTGAATTATCGATATTACGAAATGTATGGCAAAGAAGATTTAGTCGGGATTGTTAAACATGAACTTTGTCATTATCACTTACATATCACAGGAAAAGGGTATAAGCACCGAGATAGAGATTTTCGTGAGTTATTAAAGAAAGTGGAGGCACCCCGTTTTTGTAAACGAATGATTAATGAAGAGAAGAAGGAACCGAAAGTTTATACGTATGAATGTACGGGATGCTCACTTCAATATGTAAGAAGGCGTCAAATAAATACACAAAGATATGTATGTGGAAAGTGTAAAGGGCAACTAAAACTGGTAGTGAAAACATCTTGA
- the tsaE gene encoding tRNA (adenosine(37)-N6)-threonylcarbamoyltransferase complex ATPase subunit type 1 TsaE, which yields MSKYEVTTKSSEETQRLSEKLGELVGAQDVIILEGDLGAGKTTFTKGLAKGLGVKRVVNSPTFNIIKEYKGRLPLYHMDVYRLAESEEDLGFDEYFYGEGITVVEWAHLIEEYLPNEKLQISLFHAGDDTRKIVLEPIGNRYIRLCEELLQNESTSN from the coding sequence GTGAGTAAATATGAAGTAACAACAAAATCTTCTGAGGAAACACAAAGATTATCAGAAAAACTAGGTGAACTTGTCGGGGCGCAAGATGTAATTATTTTAGAAGGAGATCTTGGAGCTGGAAAGACGACTTTTACAAAAGGACTAGCAAAGGGTCTTGGTGTGAAAAGAGTTGTAAATAGTCCTACCTTCAATATTATTAAAGAATATAAAGGGAGATTGCCGCTATATCATATGGACGTATATCGTTTAGCAGAAAGTGAAGAAGACTTAGGCTTTGATGAGTATTTCTATGGTGAAGGGATTACAGTAGTAGAATGGGCTCATTTAATAGAAGAATATTTACCGAATGAAAAGTTACAAATCAGTTTATTCCATGCTGGAGATGATACAAGGAAAATTGTACTCGAACCAATTGGAAATCGTTATATTAGATTATGTGAGGAGCTATTACAAAATGAAAGTACTAGCAATTGA